Proteins from a genomic interval of Leptospira kanakyensis:
- a CDS encoding PIG-L deacetylase family protein: MNKKNILVIAAHPDDEVLGCGGTIARLSAEGHDVHVLILAEGLTSREIKRDRESKQSELNSLSNDANKANFSLGVKTVELFDFPDNRMDSIDRLDVIKVVERKIEEIKPSLLFTHFVNDLNIDHRITNDAVVTACRAYPGQVVEEIYFFEVASSTEWQISPNLGGFQPTVYFRLNAKYMEKKKTALSFYGSEMRKFPHARSIEAVEALGMWRGANIGFEYAEAFMCARLIR; encoded by the coding sequence ATGAATAAAAAAAATATTCTCGTGATTGCTGCTCATCCAGACGACGAAGTTCTTGGCTGCGGTGGAACGATAGCTCGATTATCAGCAGAAGGACACGATGTACATGTTTTAATACTTGCAGAAGGCCTTACGAGTAGAGAAATAAAGAGAGATCGAGAGTCAAAACAATCAGAATTAAATTCGCTATCGAATGATGCAAATAAGGCTAATTTTTCTTTGGGAGTAAAAACTGTTGAATTATTTGATTTTCCCGACAACCGCATGGATTCAATAGATCGATTGGATGTGATCAAAGTTGTGGAGCGAAAAATCGAAGAAATAAAACCTTCCCTATTATTTACTCATTTTGTAAATGATCTGAATATTGATCATCGTATCACTAACGATGCCGTTGTAACAGCTTGTCGTGCTTATCCTGGACAGGTAGTCGAGGAAATTTATTTTTTTGAAGTGGCTTCTAGTACTGAATGGCAAATATCGCCAAACTTAGGCGGCTTCCAACCGACTGTATATTTTAGATTGAATGCAAAATATATGGAAAAGAAGAAGACTGCACTTTCCTTTTATGGTTCGGAGATGAGAAAGTTTCCACATGCTCGTTCTATTGAGGCAGTTGAAGCACTAGGAATGTGGCGAGGTGCCAATATTGGTTTCGAATATGCCGAAGCTTTTATGTGTGCTCGGTTGATTCGATAA
- a CDS encoding methionyl-tRNA formyltransferase yields the protein MNEYIVASVGKWNRVLFDAESEKLPGVWRFVDSPEQLDIVLKDTNPRYIFFPHWRWIVPEKILNNVECICFHMTDVPYGRGGSPLQNLIIRGHKNTVLTALRMEKGLDTGPVYMKLPLNLSGSAEEIYNRASILTWKMIAELVVSEPKANPQKGEPVLFKRRKPEESELSEALELEKIYDFIRMLDADGYPNAFINFGKYQLQFNQARYFEGKLSANVKFILKEEL from the coding sequence ATGAATGAGTACATTGTTGCTTCCGTGGGGAAGTGGAATCGAGTTCTGTTTGATGCTGAATCAGAAAAATTACCTGGTGTATGGAGATTTGTAGATTCACCGGAGCAATTAGATATTGTTTTAAAGGATACTAACCCGAGGTATATTTTTTTTCCACATTGGAGGTGGATCGTTCCAGAGAAAATTTTAAACAACGTTGAATGTATCTGTTTTCATATGACAGACGTGCCTTATGGTCGGGGAGGATCTCCTTTGCAAAACTTAATCATTCGTGGTCACAAGAATACGGTTTTAACTGCACTGCGAATGGAAAAAGGTTTGGATACAGGTCCCGTTTATATGAAACTCCCATTAAATTTAAGCGGTTCAGCAGAAGAGATTTATAATCGTGCATCTATTTTGACATGGAAGATGATCGCAGAATTAGTTGTTAGTGAACCCAAAGCTAATCCTCAGAAGGGAGAGCCTGTTCTTTTTAAGCGAAGAAAACCAGAAGAGAGTGAATTGTCAGAAGCTTTGGAATTAGAAAAAATTTATGATTTTATTAGGATGTTGGATGCGGATGGTTATCCAAATGCATTTATTAATTTTGGGAAGTATCAGTTACAGTTTAATCAAGCCAGATATTTTGAAGGAAAACTTTCGGCAAATGTAAAATTTATTTTGAAAGAAGAATTATGA
- the pseI gene encoding pseudaminic acid synthase gives MNVVTINQRRIGKDYPPYIIAELSANHNGKIERALETIRYAKEAGADAIKIQTYTADTMTIDCDKEDFQIHGGLWDGYKLYDLYKWAETPFEWHKEIFDYAKKIGITLFSTPFDETAVDLLEDLNAPAYKVASFEATDLPLIRYIASTKKPMIMSTGMANLNEIEEMVEAAKIAGCKDLILLHCISSYPAPVDQSNLLTIPDMREKFGVQVGLSDHTITNTASIASVVLGATVIEKHFILDRADKGPDSEFSITPEELRLLCRDAKDAWLSLGLAGYERKPAEEANAKFRRSLYFVEELKAGQVIEKHHIRRIRPGFGLPPKFEMDVIGKKAKVNIEIGTPVKWEMLDTINKHHSDIFKNS, from the coding sequence ATGAATGTAGTAACAATTAATCAAAGAAGAATTGGAAAGGATTATCCTCCGTATATCATTGCTGAACTATCAGCAAACCATAACGGTAAAATAGAACGTGCATTAGAGACAATTCGATACGCAAAAGAAGCAGGTGCTGATGCAATCAAAATTCAAACTTATACTGCTGACACTATGACTATTGATTGTGATAAAGAAGATTTTCAGATCCATGGTGGACTTTGGGATGGATATAAGTTGTATGATCTTTATAAATGGGCAGAAACTCCTTTTGAATGGCATAAAGAAATCTTTGATTATGCAAAAAAAATTGGGATTACTTTGTTTTCGACTCCTTTTGATGAGACGGCTGTTGACTTACTCGAAGATTTAAACGCACCAGCTTATAAGGTTGCCTCGTTCGAAGCTACGGATCTACCTTTGATTCGATATATCGCCTCTACTAAAAAACCAATGATCATGTCGACCGGTATGGCCAACTTAAATGAAATTGAAGAAATGGTCGAGGCAGCAAAGATTGCTGGCTGTAAGGATCTTATACTTTTGCATTGTATTAGTAGTTATCCAGCTCCGGTCGATCAGTCAAATCTTCTTACGATTCCAGACATGAGAGAAAAGTTTGGAGTGCAAGTTGGGTTATCGGATCATACAATTACGAATACTGCATCGATCGCATCTGTTGTCTTAGGTGCCACTGTAATTGAGAAGCACTTTATTTTGGATAGGGCAGACAAAGGGCCGGATTCAGAATTTTCGATTACACCTGAGGAATTAAGATTACTCTGTCGTGATGCCAAGGATGCTTGGCTTTCGTTAGGTTTAGCAGGGTATGAACGAAAACCTGCAGAAGAGGCCAATGCCAAATTTAGACGATCTTTGTATTTTGTAGAGGAATTAAAAGCAGGTCAAGTGATTGAAAAACACCACATCCGACGAATCAGGCCTGGGTTTGGATTGCCTCCCAAATTCGAAATGGATGTAATTGGTAAAAAGGCCAAGGTGAATATAGAAATAGGAACCCCTGTTAAATGGGAAATGTTAGATACTATTAATAAGCATCATTCTGATATTTTTAAAAACTCATGA
- a CDS encoding acyltransferase yields the protein MRPIVRFFLYYFYETSYTVGGNGKVYLGEKVATANTIFNVSSGSIYVGNRTIFSNNVMVITGRHLFYDGKRASLLPGGNSESWGGGPEEVPESGYDIRIGDSCWIAAGAIISGGVTIGNGVIVAANAVVTKNVPDFAIVAGVPAKKIGDTRKTKGKLNVK from the coding sequence ATGCGACCGATAGTCCGGTTCTTTTTATATTATTTCTATGAAACTTCATATACAGTTGGCGGAAATGGAAAGGTCTATCTTGGTGAAAAAGTTGCAACTGCGAATACAATCTTTAACGTATCTAGTGGCTCCATTTACGTTGGAAATAGAACAATTTTTAGCAATAACGTAATGGTTATCACTGGGCGTCATCTTTTTTACGATGGAAAACGCGCATCTTTATTACCAGGTGGGAATAGTGAGTCCTGGGGAGGCGGCCCTGAAGAGGTGCCCGAGTCTGGGTATGATATACGTATCGGTGATAGTTGTTGGATTGCTGCCGGCGCAATCATTTCCGGCGGTGTAACAATTGGTAATGGAGTGATTGTGGCAGCTAACGCAGTTGTTACGAAGAATGTGCCTGACTTTGCTATTGTGGCTGGAGTTCCGGCAAAAAAAATTGGGGATACGAGAAAAACAAAAGGAAAACTAAATGTCAAATAA
- a CDS encoding class I SAM-dependent methyltransferase, translated as MSNKISEITACRISGSKNLISVLNLGNQTLTGVFPKSKDEVITSGPLELVLSPESGLLQLRHSYDLDEMYGMNYGYRSGLNQSMVKHLQQKIDFLVRLNPLSSGDIVLDIGSNDATTLKSYKTLGIKRIGIDPTGKKFSEYYTDGIELVPDFFTKDNFRKIFPKQNAKIITSIAMFYDLESPKKFVSDIYDVLAPDGIWHFEQSYMPTMLRMNAYDTVCHEHLEYYSLSVVKKLLNECGLKVIDVQMNSVNGGSFAVTAAKKESQLKSNDAVINWMLDQEDRMGLHTPSPYRKFEERVFQHKENLTSLIKALVSDGKKVFGYGASTKGNVLLQFCQFTEKDIPYIAEVNPNKFGSYTPGTLIPIVSESEAKAMKPDYMLVLPWHFRDSIIAREQEYLASGGKLIFPLPEIEIV; from the coding sequence ATGTCAAATAAGATCAGCGAAATCACAGCTTGTAGAATCAGCGGAAGTAAAAATTTAATTTCGGTTTTAAATTTAGGAAATCAAACCCTTACGGGTGTATTTCCTAAATCTAAGGACGAAGTGATCACATCAGGTCCCTTAGAATTAGTTCTCTCACCGGAAAGTGGTCTCCTTCAATTAAGGCATTCTTACGATTTAGACGAAATGTATGGAATGAACTATGGATATAGGTCTGGGTTAAACCAATCTATGGTAAAACATTTGCAGCAAAAAATTGATTTTTTGGTTAGGCTGAATCCATTGTCATCGGGTGACATTGTTCTAGACATCGGCAGTAATGATGCTACTACTCTAAAATCCTACAAAACTTTAGGAATCAAGAGGATAGGGATAGATCCTACAGGAAAGAAATTTTCTGAGTATTATACAGATGGCATAGAGCTTGTACCTGATTTTTTTACGAAAGATAACTTTAGAAAGATTTTTCCGAAACAAAATGCGAAGATAATTACTTCGATCGCAATGTTTTATGATTTAGAATCACCTAAGAAATTTGTTTCAGACATTTATGATGTTTTGGCACCAGATGGTATTTGGCATTTTGAACAAAGTTACATGCCTACTATGCTTCGTATGAATGCGTATGATACAGTTTGTCACGAACATCTAGAGTATTATTCATTAAGCGTAGTTAAAAAATTACTTAATGAATGTGGCTTAAAGGTTATTGATGTTCAAATGAATTCTGTCAATGGTGGTAGTTTTGCTGTTACTGCGGCAAAAAAAGAATCGCAACTTAAATCAAATGACGCCGTAATTAATTGGATGTTAGACCAAGAAGACCGGATGGGATTACATACACCATCTCCATACAGAAAGTTTGAAGAAAGAGTATTTCAACATAAGGAAAATTTGACAAGTTTAATTAAAGCGCTAGTATCTGACGGAAAAAAAGTTTTTGGATATGGAGCATCAACAAAAGGAAATGTGCTTTTGCAGTTCTGTCAATTCACTGAAAAAGATATTCCATATATTGCGGAAGTGAACCCAAATAAATTTGGATCTTATACTCCTGGTACTTTAATTCCAATCGTTTCGGAGTCGGAAGCGAAAGCTATGAAGCCAGATTATATGTTAGTATTACCTTGGCATTTTAGAGATTCAATTATTGCTAGAGAACAAGAGTATCTTGCTAGTGGTGGTAAACTTATTTTCCCTCTTCCTGAGATTGAAATTGTTTAG
- a CDS encoding GDP-mannose 4,6-dehydratase, whose translation MRVLVIGHSGQDGKLLVEDLRNADHSIFGFSGKSYFSSEEIKLSVQPKLEDIESLKYLLKVFKPDQIYYLAAYNKSAEEKDLEDIQEDFLKYQLVNSTGLLNVLVAMKEELPKTRLFYASSSLIYSGEGDVPLDESSPMIPNGFYGITKAEGVWIAEYFRKVYGLFVSVGILFNHESGYRKESFLTQKIIRGAIRIASGSNEKLILGDLDARVDWSYAFDFIEAFQKILSCNEPDTYIVASGESHSVAEFAEQTFAFFNLNASDYLLENKQLLNRKSTLRVGNPSKLITKTGWKRSIDFKTFVQQLIKDTLVELERKQT comes from the coding sequence ATGCGAGTTTTAGTTATTGGTCATTCTGGACAGGACGGAAAGCTTCTAGTCGAAGATTTAAGAAATGCAGATCACTCTATATTTGGGTTTTCTGGAAAATCCTATTTCTCATCTGAAGAAATTAAACTTTCAGTTCAGCCAAAATTGGAAGACATTGAATCACTTAAATATCTTTTAAAAGTATTTAAGCCAGATCAAATATATTATCTTGCAGCATATAATAAATCAGCAGAAGAAAAAGATTTAGAAGATATCCAAGAAGATTTTCTGAAGTATCAGCTAGTAAATTCAACGGGTTTGTTGAATGTTCTTGTTGCCATGAAGGAAGAATTGCCAAAAACACGTTTATTTTATGCTTCTTCTTCATTAATATATTCTGGCGAAGGTGATGTCCCCTTAGATGAAAGTTCTCCTATGATCCCGAACGGTTTTTATGGAATAACAAAGGCTGAGGGAGTATGGATAGCAGAGTATTTCCGTAAAGTTTATGGATTGTTTGTCTCTGTTGGAATTCTTTTCAATCATGAGTCAGGTTATAGAAAAGAATCATTTTTAACTCAAAAAATAATCCGTGGAGCAATTCGTATTGCTTCCGGATCCAATGAAAAATTAATTCTGGGTGATTTAGATGCGAGAGTCGATTGGAGTTATGCATTCGATTTTATTGAGGCATTTCAAAAGATCCTGAGTTGCAACGAACCCGACACTTATATTGTTGCAAGTGGGGAGAGCCATTCTGTTGCTGAGTTCGCAGAACAAACCTTTGCTTTTTTTAACTTAAATGCTTCTGATTACTTGTTAGAAAATAAACAATTGTTAAATAGGAAGTCTACGTTAAGAGTGGGTAATCCATCAAAGTTAATTACTAAAACTGGCTGGAAAAGGTCGATTGATTTTAAAACTTTCGTTCAACAGTTGATAAAAGACACTCTAGTTGAGTTAGAGAGGAAACAAACTTAG
- a CDS encoding glycosyltransferase translates to MVKSFFFDYLIPRIGLPIYWLVKLFFLPYYAVFCFKYKKNRKEKSVLVLEAGVTGWQSIEFKELYQTASEFLGKDSVVKVEISKDLDYVSQIKSTILEHRPTHYFYDPRTGSQSWFEGFIQSLRVLRLFLRHGIIPIVLLTDFSYRTWRIQSIVVSTFRGCVISFLAFKEGYPLFPHSRVTSPALMPLSKATFDTFEGFKIKSKPKGKETNAQVKFIGSLYEPRTSFLNAVKDLLHKRKIELEIRGRVPGEPRRSDEEYWSVLGTTPIILTTAQQIDIALNDWKWIQQLTYRYLEAMAVGTLLIAPEVPGMRRFFIPGVHFVSYDTEEDAANKIEYYIHNPKERKLLSEKGAEKAEHLIKSNIYWLLIDSLLGSDSLT, encoded by the coding sequence ATGGTAAAATCGTTTTTTTTTGATTATTTAATTCCGAGGATAGGACTTCCTATATACTGGCTTGTAAAACTATTTTTTTTACCTTATTACGCTGTATTTTGTTTTAAATATAAAAAGAATAGAAAAGAAAAATCTGTTTTGGTTTTGGAAGCTGGTGTGACCGGTTGGCAGTCAATTGAGTTTAAAGAATTGTATCAAACAGCTTCCGAGTTTTTAGGAAAAGATTCAGTTGTAAAAGTTGAGATTAGTAAAGACCTAGATTATGTAAGTCAAATAAAGTCGACTATCTTAGAACATAGACCAACTCATTATTTTTATGACCCTCGCACAGGTAGCCAATCTTGGTTTGAGGGTTTTATACAATCCTTGCGTGTACTTCGTCTTTTTTTGCGACATGGTATTATCCCTATTGTTTTGCTGACTGATTTTTCTTATCGTACATGGCGAATTCAATCAATCGTTGTATCTACCTTTCGTGGATGTGTAATTAGTTTTTTAGCATTTAAAGAAGGCTATCCACTGTTTCCGCATAGTAGGGTTACGTCTCCAGCACTAATGCCGCTTTCAAAAGCAACTTTTGATACTTTTGAAGGTTTTAAAATAAAATCTAAGCCTAAAGGCAAAGAAACAAATGCTCAGGTGAAATTTATTGGTTCCTTGTATGAGCCAAGAACATCTTTTTTAAATGCAGTTAAAGATCTTCTACACAAAAGGAAAATTGAGTTAGAAATACGAGGACGGGTACCGGGCGAGCCAAGGCGAAGTGACGAAGAATATTGGTCTGTATTAGGTACAACGCCGATTATTTTAACAACTGCCCAACAAATTGATATAGCATTGAATGATTGGAAATGGATTCAACAACTTACATATCGTTATCTGGAAGCAATGGCTGTTGGAACGCTGTTAATTGCCCCTGAAGTTCCAGGAATGAGAAGGTTTTTTATTCCTGGCGTACATTTTGTAAGTTATGATACAGAAGAAGATGCGGCAAATAAAATTGAATACTATATTCATAATCCGAAAGAACGAAAGCTTTTATCGGAAAAAGGGGCCGAAAAGGCGGAGCATTTAATAAAAAGTAATATTTATTGGCTTCTGATCGATAGTCTCTTGGGTTCAGACTCATTAACATAG